The DNA sequence CATTGAAGCAAATGGCTGAAAAAATGGGCGTCGATATCCGCGTAGAAACGAACGGTTCTGATGGCGTCAAGAACGCCTTGACGGCCGATGAAATCCGCCGTGCCGATGGCGTCATCGTGGCAGCTGACAAAAAAGTTGAAATGGCGCGCTTCAACGGCAAACACGTTCTGCAAAGACCGGTAAGCGACGGCATCAACAAAGCTGAAGAATTGATCACAAAAGCAATGCGTCAAGAAGCACCAATCCTGAACGTAGAAGGCGATACCTTTGCTGTAAGCGAAAGCGATGAGAAGCCTTCCATCATCGGAAAAGTCTACAAAGACTTGATGAACGGTATTTCACACATGTTGCCGTTTGTTGTCGGTGGTGGTATCCTGATTGCGATTTCCTTCCTGTTCGAAACGTCATTCGGTGCAGATAGCCCGTTGTTCATTTCCTTCATGGCAATTGGTGGAGCAGCATTCAGCTTCCTGATTCCGATTTTGGCCGGTTACATTGCAATGAGTATCGCGGATCGTCCAGGGTTGCTCCCGGGTATGGCAGGCGGTTACTTGGCTGTTCAGGCAAATGCTGGTTTCTTGGGTGGTCTGATCGCTGGTTTCATGGCTGGTTACATCATGGTTTATCTGAAGAAAGCCTTTAAAGGTTTGCCGCGCACATTGGATGGCATGAAGACAATTCTCTTGTACCCTGTGTTCGGTCTGTTGATCACTGGCTTGTTGATGTATTTCTTGATCGGTCCTGTCTTCTCCACAATCAATACAGCTATGATCACCTTCCTGGAAAACTTGGGTACTGGTAATGCCGTACTGTTGGGTGCTGTTCTTGGCGGCATGATGGCAATCGATATGGGTGGTCCATTCAATAAAGCAGCTTATGCATTCTCAATCGGTATCTTCACGGACACAGGCGATGGAAGCTTGATGGCTGCTGTAATGGCTGGCGGTATGATTCCTCCATTGGCAATCGGTATCGCAACCTTGATTTTCAAAAACAAATTTACGGATATCGAACAAAAATCCGGACTTTCCAACATCTTGTTGGGTCTATCCTTCATCACTGAAGGCGCGATCCCATTCGCTGCAGCAGATCCGATGCGCGTTATCGGTTCATCCATCGTTGGTTCAGCGATTGCTGGCGGTTTGACTCAGCTATGGGCTGTTTCGATCCCTGCGCCACATGGTGGCTTGTTCGTAATCACATTGGCTAACCGTCCACTGATGTTCTTGCTGGCCTTGCTGATCGGTACAGCCGTTTCAGCATTGATGTTAGGTTTTTGGAAACAAGATAAGACACAAGCGGCCGCAAAATAAATTGAAACATTCATTGAGAGAACAGATTGGGAACCCCTTTCTGTTCTCTTTTTTTGCAGTTGCGAACACAAAGCGCGTATAATGAAAACGGTATGACAGATAAATGAGAATAATGTAAAAAAATGGGATGATTTTCATGGCAGATATGCTATAATGCATATTGTTAAATAAACGAAAATGTAGATATCAGTTCATGCATAAAAGCAACGGATATTGAAATCTGTATAAGGAGGTAAAAGCATGGCAGCAAAGGAATCAATCAAAAAAGTGGTTTTGGCTTACTCAGGTGGATTGGATACGTCAGTCATCATCCCTTGGTTAAAAGAAAATTACAACAACTGTGAAGTAATCGCCGTAGTAGGAGACGTAGGACAAGGTGACGACTATAGCCGATTGGAAGAAAAAGCGATCAACTGTGGCGCATCGAAGTTGTATGTTGCAGACTTGAAGAAAGAATTCGTCGAAGAATTCATTTGGCCGACATTGCAAGCAGGCGCTAAGTACGAAGGACAATATTTATTGGGGACTTCTTTCGCCCGTCCGATCATTGCCAAAAGAATGGTAGAGATCGCCCACTTGGAAAATGCTGACGCAATCGTTCACGGTGCAACAGGGAAAGGGAACGACCAAGTCCGTTTTGAAGTCGGCATCAGAGAATTCGATCCGAACATCACGATCATCGCCCCTTGGAGAGAATGGGAACTGACTTCCAGAGAAGATGAATTTGCGTATGCTGCTGCACATAACGTGCCGCTTCCGATTACGTTGGAAACAAACTACTCAAAAGATAAAAACTTGTGGCATCTGTCCCATGAGGGCTTAGACCTGGAAATGACAGCCAACGAGCCGGATTACGATAAAATCCTTGAGATGTGCGTCACGCCTGAGAAAGCTCCGGACGAAGCGACTTATGTCACGCTGGAATTCAAAAAAGGCATACCTGTCAGCCTGAACGGTGAAGCAATGGATGGCATCACTCTGATCGAAAAATTGAACGTGATCGCAGGCGCGAACGGCGTCGGCATCATCGACATCGTGGAGAACCGCTTGGTCGGCATGAAATCAAGAGGCGTTTATGAAACGCCAGCCGGAACTGTGCTGTACCATGCCCACGACAAACTGGAACAACTTTGCTTGGACAAAGACACTTTCCAATACAAACAATTGCTGGCCAACAAATATGCGGAGCTTGTATACAACGGCTTGTGGTATACACCGTTGCGCAAAGCGTTGGGCGCGTTTGTGGACGAAACACAGCAGAATGTCGAAGGTTTCGTGAAGATGAAGCTTTATAAAGGCAATATCACTGATGCTGGCGTAGTCAGCGCGAAATCGTTGTACAGCGAAAGCTTTGCGACTTTCGAGAGCGATGATGTATACAACCATACTGATGCAGCCGGATTTATCCGCCTGTTCGGATTGCCTACATCGATCCGTGTCATGAAAGAGCAAGCTGAAGGCCAAGCGACACATGAAGAATTAAAGGACCTATTAAAATAAACAACCGGTATTAGTGTTTGTCGACAGCTAGTCCGCTCCGGAACGTCCTCATCAGGCAATAAGTCCTGATGGGGGCGTTCTTTTTCAGTTGTTGGATGAAACCAGGAGGATGATGCCGTAAGCATACGCTCGCAGGCGAATGGAGGGAAATTGCTTGGTCAAACTTTCATATCGCAAAAGAATAAACTATGATAAAATAAATGCATTCATATTATGCTAGTTCAAGGAGGAGGAGATTAAGCGTGAATCAAACAGGTGAATGGAATAAAGCCCGTAAAATTATCATCGGCATCATCGATGTGCTGTTGTTCATCGG is a window from the uncultured Trichococcus sp. genome containing:
- a CDS encoding fructose-specific PTS transporter subunit EIIC, whose amino-acid sequence is MKINDILLKELMIMDLQATTKEGVIDEMIAGLSANGIINDAAVYKEGIMKRESQTSTGLGDGIAMPHAKNKAVIKPAVVFAKSAAGVDYASLDGQPANLFFMIAAPEGANNVHLEVLASLSRLLINPDFTASLKKAQTPEEVQTLIAAAEAAREAKEQAEAAAKAAPVAATETKRPFVIAVTACPTGIAHTYMAEDSLKQMAEKMGVDIRVETNGSDGVKNALTADEIRRADGVIVAADKKVEMARFNGKHVLQRPVSDGINKAEELITKAMRQEAPILNVEGDTFAVSESDEKPSIIGKVYKDLMNGISHMLPFVVGGGILIAISFLFETSFGADSPLFISFMAIGGAAFSFLIPILAGYIAMSIADRPGLLPGMAGGYLAVQANAGFLGGLIAGFMAGYIMVYLKKAFKGLPRTLDGMKTILLYPVFGLLITGLLMYFLIGPVFSTINTAMITFLENLGTGNAVLLGAVLGGMMAIDMGGPFNKAAYAFSIGIFTDTGDGSLMAAVMAGGMIPPLAIGIATLIFKNKFTDIEQKSGLSNILLGLSFITEGAIPFAAADPMRVIGSSIVGSAIAGGLTQLWAVSIPAPHGGLFVITLANRPLMFLLALLIGTAVSALMLGFWKQDKTQAAAK
- a CDS encoding argininosuccinate synthase produces the protein MAAKESIKKVVLAYSGGLDTSVIIPWLKENYNNCEVIAVVGDVGQGDDYSRLEEKAINCGASKLYVADLKKEFVEEFIWPTLQAGAKYEGQYLLGTSFARPIIAKRMVEIAHLENADAIVHGATGKGNDQVRFEVGIREFDPNITIIAPWREWELTSREDEFAYAAAHNVPLPITLETNYSKDKNLWHLSHEGLDLEMTANEPDYDKILEMCVTPEKAPDEATYVTLEFKKGIPVSLNGEAMDGITLIEKLNVIAGANGVGIIDIVENRLVGMKSRGVYETPAGTVLYHAHDKLEQLCLDKDTFQYKQLLANKYAELVYNGLWYTPLRKALGAFVDETQQNVEGFVKMKLYKGNITDAGVVSAKSLYSESFATFESDDVYNHTDAAGFIRLFGLPTSIRVMKEQAEGQATHEELKDLLK